From a single Paenibacillus sp. FSL R5-0345 genomic region:
- a CDS encoding MDR family MFS transporter has protein sequence MEHLTQKKKVTIMIALMAAMFFAAINQTIVGTAMPRIIAMLGGIEHYTWVITIYMLTSTIATVLVGKLSDIYGRKPFLLAGIVIFIIGAFMSGLSTNIFQMITYRGIQGLGGGILMSATVTAVGDLFAPRERAKWTGIMMAIFGFSSVIGPTLGGFMVDHMAWKWIFWIFLPFGIVAFFMIWRMFPKTARSTSESIDYLGSIFLSLTIVALLLGFSWAGTKYDWGSPEILGLFGASILGVIILILIERKAKSPVLPLSLFKNSIVTISMIVGFLMNAGMMGAMIYLPFFVQGVEGVSPTNSGFINMPMSLAMIVLSTLVGRWISKSGKYKRYALMGMPFMVAAMIIMAFMSNIAMAVVSMIIFGIGLGLSMPVFTLTVQNAVAPSMLGVATATNTLFRNLGGTIGIAIMGTIMNSTLTKKLEAAVSSGKGPDLTKLDPESAKQLSAFMNPQMLLDQPKLKELHATLPEQIQPLFNQLIEMLRNALSDSLTVVFLSGTALLVIAALLVLFLKEIPLRSGEKKVEVTAEGKSESKKLEKSVPAAH, from the coding sequence GCCATGTTTTTCGCAGCAATCAACCAGACCATTGTGGGTACTGCAATGCCCCGAATTATTGCGATGTTGGGAGGCATTGAACATTATACTTGGGTAATCACCATCTATATGCTCACCTCAACAATCGCCACCGTACTTGTCGGTAAGTTATCCGATATCTATGGAAGAAAGCCATTCCTCTTAGCGGGGATCGTTATTTTTATTATAGGCGCTTTCATGTCCGGATTGTCGACAAATATTTTCCAAATGATCACTTATCGCGGGATTCAAGGTCTTGGCGGCGGGATTCTAATGTCGGCTACCGTAACCGCTGTAGGTGATTTGTTCGCTCCTAGAGAGAGAGCCAAGTGGACCGGAATTATGATGGCCATTTTTGGATTCTCCAGCGTAATTGGTCCTACCCTTGGCGGCTTCATGGTGGATCACATGGCTTGGAAATGGATCTTCTGGATCTTCCTGCCTTTCGGTATCGTGGCTTTCTTTATGATTTGGAGAATGTTCCCTAAAACTGCACGCTCCACCTCAGAATCCATTGACTACTTAGGCTCTATATTCCTTTCCCTTACCATTGTTGCACTCTTGCTCGGCTTTTCATGGGCGGGGACAAAATATGACTGGGGTTCTCCAGAAATTCTCGGCCTGTTCGGAGCGTCAATTCTGGGAGTTATCATTTTGATTCTGATTGAACGAAAAGCTAAAAGCCCAGTGTTGCCATTATCCTTATTTAAAAACTCCATTGTAACCATCTCTATGATTGTAGGCTTCCTAATGAATGCTGGTATGATGGGCGCAATGATCTATCTACCGTTCTTTGTCCAAGGTGTAGAAGGTGTCTCCCCAACCAACTCCGGATTTATTAATATGCCGATGTCACTTGCAATGATTGTACTTAGTACACTTGTAGGAAGATGGATCTCCAAATCAGGTAAATACAAGCGTTATGCTCTGATGGGAATGCCGTTTATGGTTGCGGCTATGATCATAATGGCCTTCATGAGCAATATCGCTATGGCCGTAGTCAGCATGATTATTTTCGGTATTGGTTTAGGGCTGTCGATGCCTGTGTTTACCTTAACCGTACAAAATGCTGTAGCTCCTTCCATGCTCGGTGTTGCTACTGCTACAAATACTTTATTCCGTAATTTAGGCGGAACCATTGGTATTGCTATCATGGGTACCATCATGAACTCCACATTAACGAAAAAATTAGAGGCAGCAGTGTCCTCTGGCAAGGGTCCGGATTTAACCAAACTTGATCCTGAATCCGCTAAACAGCTATCCGCATTTATGAACCCGCAAATGCTGCTGGATCAACCTAAGCTGAAGGAACTGCACGCAACACTGCCAGAGCAAATCCAGCCGCTCTTTAATCAATTGATTGAGATGCTGCGGAACGCACTAAGTGATTCCCTGACGGTTGTATTCTTAAGCGGCACTGCACTGTTAGTAATTGCAGCACTGCTTGTCCTGTTCCTTAAAGAGATTCCGTTACGAAGTGGCGAGAAAAAAGTTGAGGTAACTGCAGAGGGAAAAAGCGAAAGCAAAAAACTTGAAAAGTCTGTACCTGCTGCACATTAA